A DNA window from Bacteroides cellulosilyticus contains the following coding sequences:
- a CDS encoding sodium ion-translocating decarboxylase subunit beta: MGEFITFIGNNLADFWTYTGFANATVGHVVMILVGLFFIYLAVAKEFEPMLLIPIGFGMLIGNIPFNMEAGLKVGIYEEGSVLNILYQGVTSGWYPPLIFLGIGAMTDFSSLISNPKLLLIGAAAQFGIFGAYMIALEIGFDPMQAGAIGIIGGADGPTAIFLSSKLAPNLMGAIAVSAYSYMALVPVIQPPIMRLLTNKHERLIRMKPPRVVSHTEKVIFPIIGLLLTCFLVPSGLPLLGMLFFGNLLKESGVTRRLAETARGPLIDTITILLGLTVGASTQASEFLTLDSIKIFGLGALSFVIATASGVLFVKIFNLFLKKENKINPLIGNAGVSAVPDSARISQVVGLEYDPTNYLLMHAMGPNVAGVIGSAVAAGILLGFLM, encoded by the coding sequence ATGGGAGAATTTATCACATTTATAGGAAACAACCTTGCCGACTTCTGGACGTACACGGGTTTTGCCAATGCAACGGTAGGCCACGTCGTTATGATCCTGGTAGGTTTGTTCTTCATATACTTGGCGGTAGCCAAGGAATTTGAACCGATGCTGCTGATTCCTATCGGATTCGGTATGCTGATCGGTAATATTCCTTTCAACATGGAAGCCGGACTGAAAGTCGGTATCTATGAGGAAGGTTCTGTGCTCAACATCCTGTATCAGGGAGTAACCTCCGGTTGGTATCCGCCGCTCATCTTCTTGGGCATTGGTGCCATGACGGACTTCTCGTCTCTGATATCCAATCCTAAGTTGTTACTAATCGGTGCTGCTGCTCAGTTTGGTATCTTCGGTGCTTATATGATTGCTTTGGAAATAGGTTTCGATCCTATGCAAGCCGGTGCAATCGGTATCATCGGTGGTGCTGACGGTCCGACGGCTATCTTCCTTTCATCCAAGCTGGCTCCTAACCTGATGGGGGCGATTGCGGTATCAGCCTATTCTTACATGGCGTTGGTACCGGTAATCCAGCCGCCTATCATGCGCTTGTTGACTAACAAGCACGAACGTCTGATCCGTATGAAACCGCCGCGCGTAGTTTCTCACACGGAGAAAGTAATCTTCCCGATTATCGGTTTGTTGCTGACTTGTTTCCTTGTTCCGTCCGGTCTGCCTTTGTTAGGTATGCTGTTCTTCGGTAACCTGTTGAAAGAAAGTGGTGTAACCCGTCGTTTGGCTGAAACGGCACGCGGTCCGCTGATTGATACAATTACTATCTTATTAGGTTTGACAGTAGGTGCCTCTACTCAGGCTTCTGAGTTCCTGACGCTCGACTCTATCAAGATCTTCGGTCTGGGTGCATTGTCATTCGTAATTGCTACCGCTTCAGGTGTGCTCTTCGTGAAGATATTCAACCTCTTCCTGAAGAAAGAGAATAAGATCAACCCGTTGATCGGTAATGCAGGTGTATCTGCTGTACCCGACTCGGCACGTATCTCTCAGGTTGTAGGTCTGGAATATGATCCTACAAACTACCTGCTGATGCACGCCATGGGTCCGAACGTTGCAGGTGTAATCGGTTCTGCAGTAGCTGCCGGTATCTTGCTGGGATTCCTGATGTAA
- a CDS encoding acetyl-CoA carboxylase biotin carboxyl carrier protein, with protein MKEYKYKINGNTYKVTIGDIDENIAHVEVNGTPYKVEMEKAPKVVVKPVTRPTTPAPAPATPVVKPAAASTGKSGVKSPLPGVILDIKVNVGDTVKRGQTIIILEAMKMENNINADKDGKITAINVSKGDSVLEGNDLVIIE; from the coding sequence ATGAAAGAATATAAATATAAAATCAACGGTAATACATATAAAGTTACCATTGGAGATATCGACGAAAATATCGCTCATGTAGAAGTGAACGGTACTCCCTACAAGGTAGAAATGGAAAAGGCACCGAAAGTGGTTGTTAAACCGGTAACACGTCCTACCACTCCGGCTCCGGCTCCGGCAACTCCTGTTGTGAAACCGGCTGCTGCTTCTACTGGCAAGTCAGGTGTTAAATCACCGCTTCCTGGTGTTATCCTCGACATCAAAGTCAATGTGGGTGATACAGTGAAGAGAGGACAAACTATTATTATCCTTGAGGCTATGAAGATGGAGAACAATATCAATGCCGACAAAGACGGTAAAATCACTGCGATCAACGTAAGTAAAGGAGATTCCGTTCTCGAAGGTAATGACCTTGTAATTATTGAATAA
- a CDS encoding OadG family transporter subunit, whose protein sequence is MNKTKIGIFFTLLLVLGVCSSCGEKKSNNKLVLNEVLITNEGNYQDDYGLHSAWIEIFNRSYGSADLAGCYLKASSQPGDTASYFIPKGDVLTLVKPRQHSLFWADGEARRGTFHTNFTLNPETQNWIGLYDSGRNLLDQITIPAGALQANQSYARVSDAAEKWEVKDGSAEKYVTPSTNNKTIDSNAKMEKFEEHDSDGIGMSISAMSVVFCGLILLYISFKIVGRVSVNLSKRNAMKAKGITDKQEAKEKKLGEAPGEIFAAIAMAMHEMQSDVHDVEDTVLTITRVKRSYSPWSSKIYTLRETPLKK, encoded by the coding sequence ATGAATAAAACAAAAATCGGAATATTCTTTACCTTGCTGCTGGTGTTAGGTGTATGCTCTTCCTGCGGAGAGAAGAAATCGAACAATAAGCTGGTGCTGAATGAAGTGCTGATTACCAACGAAGGTAATTATCAGGACGACTACGGCTTGCACAGCGCATGGATTGAAATATTCAACAGATCATACGGCAGCGCCGACCTAGCAGGTTGCTATCTGAAAGCCAGTAGTCAACCGGGAGATACTGCCAGCTATTTTATCCCTAAAGGTGATGTCCTGACTTTGGTAAAACCTCGTCAACATTCATTATTTTGGGCCGATGGAGAAGCAAGACGTGGTACATTCCACACGAACTTCACGCTGAATCCGGAAACACAGAACTGGATTGGTTTATATGATTCAGGACGCAATTTATTGGATCAGATAACCATACCGGCAGGCGCATTACAAGCTAACCAGTCTTATGCCCGCGTAAGTGATGCGGCCGAAAAATGGGAAGTTAAAGACGGTAGTGCAGAGAAATACGTAACTCCGAGTACCAATAACAAAACTATCGACAGCAATGCTAAGATGGAGAAATTCGAAGAGCATGATAGCGATGGTATCGGTATGTCTATTTCTGCCATGAGTGTAGTATTTTGCGGATTGATCCTACTTTATATTTCATTCAAAATTGTCGGTAGAGTATCTGTTAACCTCAGCAAGCGTAATGCTATGAAGGCTAAAGGTATTACTGACAAACAGGAAGCTAAAGAAAAGAAACTGGGCGAAGCTCCGGGAGAGATATTTGCTGCTATTGCCATGGCTATGCACGAGATGCAAAGCGATGTACACGATGTGGAAGACACCGTTCTTACTATCACCCGTGTGAAACGCAGCTATTCACCATGGAGTTCGAAGATTTACACATTGCGTGAAACTCCTCTGAAAAAGTAA
- a CDS encoding acyl-CoA carboxylase subunit beta has translation MSNQLEKIKELIDRRTAARLGGGEKAIAKQHEKGKYTARERIAMLLDEGSFEEMDMFVEHRCTNFGMEKKHYPGDGVVTGCGTIDGRLVYLFAQDFTVSAGSLSETMSLKICKIMDQAMKMGAPCIGINDSGGARIQEGINALAGYAEIFQRNILASGVIPQISGIFGPCAGGAVYSPALTDFTLMMEGTSYMFLTGPKVVKTVTGEDVTQENLGGASVHSTKSGVTHFTAKTEEEGLALLRKLLSYIPQNNLEEAPYVDCTDPIDRLEDSLNEIIPDSPNKPYDMYEVIAAIVDNGEFLEVQKDYSKNIIIGFARFNGQSVGIVANQPKYLAGVLDSNASRKGGRFVRFCDAFNIPIVSLVDVPGFLPGTGQEYNGVILHGAKLLYAYGEATVPKVTVTLRKSYGGSHIVMSCKQLRGDMNYAWPTAEIAVMGGAGAVEVLYAREAKEQENPAQFLAEKEAEYTKLFANPYNAAKYGYIDDVIEPRNTRFRIIRALQQLQTKKLTNPAKKHGNIPL, from the coding sequence ATGAGTAATCAACTTGAAAAGATTAAAGAGCTTATAGATCGCCGCACAGCTGCACGTCTGGGTGGTGGTGAAAAAGCGATTGCCAAACAGCATGAGAAAGGTAAATATACAGCTCGTGAGCGCATAGCCATGCTTCTCGACGAAGGCAGTTTCGAAGAAATGGATATGTTTGTAGAACACAGATGTACCAACTTCGGTATGGAAAAGAAACACTATCCCGGTGATGGTGTTGTGACCGGTTGTGGTACTATCGACGGTCGTTTGGTTTATCTGTTCGCACAGGACTTTACAGTTTCTGCCGGTTCTTTGTCTGAAACGATGTCTCTGAAGATCTGTAAGATTATGGATCAGGCTATGAAAATGGGTGCTCCTTGTATCGGTATCAACGACTCGGGTGGTGCACGTATCCAGGAAGGTATCAACGCTTTGGCTGGTTATGCTGAAATCTTCCAGCGCAATATCCTGGCATCAGGTGTTATCCCGCAGATTTCAGGTATCTTCGGTCCTTGTGCCGGTGGTGCTGTTTACTCTCCTGCACTGACTGACTTCACGTTGATGATGGAAGGTACTTCTTATATGTTCCTTACCGGTCCGAAGGTGGTTAAGACTGTAACGGGTGAAGATGTAACTCAGGAAAACCTGGGTGGCGCAAGTGTTCACTCTACTAAATCAGGTGTAACTCACTTCACTGCCAAGACCGAAGAAGAAGGTTTGGCTTTGCTGCGTAAACTGTTGAGCTACATTCCTCAGAACAACCTGGAAGAAGCTCCTTACGTAGATTGTACCGATCCTATCGACCGTCTGGAAGATTCTCTGAATGAAATCATCCCCGATAGCCCGAACAAGCCGTACGACATGTACGAAGTAATTGCCGCTATCGTTGACAACGGTGAGTTCCTCGAAGTTCAGAAAGATTACTCAAAGAATATCATTATCGGTTTCGCACGTTTCAACGGACAGTCCGTAGGTATCGTTGCCAACCAGCCGAAGTATCTGGCAGGTGTGCTCGATAGCAACGCATCCCGTAAGGGTGGCCGCTTCGTTCGTTTCTGCGATGCTTTCAATATTCCTATCGTTTCATTGGTAGACGTTCCGGGATTCCTTCCGGGAACAGGCCAGGAATACAATGGTGTAATCCTGCATGGTGCCAAGTTGCTGTACGCTTACGGTGAGGCTACTGTACCTAAGGTAACAGTAACATTGCGTAAGTCTTACGGTGGTTCACACATCGTAATGAGCTGTAAGCAACTCCGCGGTGATATGAACTACGCATGGCCTACTGCTGAAATCGCTGTTATGGGTGGTGCAGGTGCCGTTGAGGTATTGTATGCCCGCGAAGCCAAGGAACAGGAAAATCCTGCTCAATTCCTGGCAGAAAAAGAAGCTGAATACACCAAACTGTTTGCTAATCCTTACAATGCAGCCAAGTATGGCTACATCGATGATGTGATTGAACCGCGTAACACACGTTTCCGCATTATCCGCGCCTTGCAACAGTTGCAGACTAAGAAATTGACTAACCCGGCTAAGAAGCATGGTAATATTCCTTTGTAA
- the mce gene encoding methylmalonyl-CoA epimerase codes for MKISHIEHLGIAVKSIEEALPYYENVLGLKCYNIETVEDQKVKTAFLKVGDTKIELLEPTSPESTIAKFIENKGAGVHHVAFAIEDGVANALAEVEAAGVRLIDKAPRKGAEGLSIAFLHPKSTLGVLTELCEKPE; via the coding sequence ATGAAGATTTCACACATTGAGCATCTGGGCATTGCTGTTAAGAGCATTGAAGAAGCCCTGCCGTATTACGAGAACGTATTAGGTCTGAAGTGCTACAACATCGAAACTGTAGAAGACCAGAAAGTTAAAACCGCTTTCCTGAAAGTTGGTGACACTAAAATCGAACTTCTCGAACCGACCTCTCCCGAAAGTACTATTGCTAAGTTCATCGAAAACAAAGGTGCAGGCGTTCATCACGTGGCATTTGCTATCGAAGATGGTGTAGCAAACGCATTAGCTGAAGTAGAAGCTGCAGGCGTTCGCTTAATCGACAAGGCTCCGCGCAAAGGTGCTGAAGGTCTGAGCATTGCTTTCTTACACCCGAAATCAACACTGGGCGTATTGACAGAACTTTGTGAAAAGCCGGAATAA
- a CDS encoding TonB-dependent receptor: MRHFWLLTSLIILFSTPAFAQKTVKIGGTVTDENGNPIELATIRLEGTAIGTVSNLKGRYSLKFESRDSVTVIFSMLGYQTRKRKLVRPQGNISLNITLPPMNFELGEVSVTEHRRQTGTIQQIETKQNRLAPDASGGSIEAVIATQAGVSSNNELSSQYNVRGGSFDENMVYVNGIEIYRPLLIRSGQQEGLSFINPDMVQSVGFSTGGYEAKYGDKMSSVLDITYKKPERLEGSASVSLLGASAYVGIATKKLTWTNGIRYKTNQYLLGTLDTKGEYDPRYIDYQTYLNWTPSKRWEVGVIGNISENRYNFQPEDRYTRFGTLSNVREFKVYFEGQEKDLFRTLFGTAYATYRLNEQNSLTLQASAFHTKEQETYDITGQYWLNSLDSGTQVDGTTNEEETAETIGVGTYMEHARNYLTAEVQSYSITGRHRLKSHSLQWGAEFKRERIKDRMREWEMRDSAGYSMPQTSEGPELFYTLRSRNETDSKRYGFYLQDTYRFRSTAGLFTLTAGIRGSYWDWNKEFIFSPRASLALIPAFNEKFTLRVAAGVYYQAPFYKEFRDTTQVDGIATVSLNRDIRSQRSLHFMAGGDYNFRAMDRPFRFSMEVYYKALSNLIPYNIDNVRISYYGRNLSKGYATGIDMKLFGEFVPGTDSWLSFSLMKTEEKINGQWLPRPTDQRYRLSLYFTDYFPGSRKWKMNLKGTLAGGLPFGPPHSGREAAVFRTSPYRRVDIGMSRCIIDRSERENQRGIRSLWLGVDIFNLLNISNVNSYYWVTDTRNNQFAVPNYLTSRQINVRLLLDF, translated from the coding sequence ATGAGACATTTTTGGTTACTGACATCTCTTATAATCCTATTCTCCACTCCCGCCTTTGCCCAGAAAACGGTCAAGATAGGCGGAACGGTTACGGATGAAAATGGCAATCCGATTGAATTGGCAACAATACGATTGGAAGGGACGGCTATAGGCACAGTCAGCAACCTGAAAGGACGGTATTCACTGAAATTCGAAAGCCGGGACAGTGTAACAGTTATCTTCTCCATGCTGGGATACCAAACCCGTAAGCGGAAGTTAGTACGGCCACAGGGGAATATCAGTCTGAACATAACCTTGCCCCCGATGAATTTTGAATTGGGCGAAGTGAGCGTAACAGAGCATCGCCGGCAAACCGGAACCATCCAACAGATAGAAACCAAACAAAACCGCCTGGCCCCTGACGCTTCGGGCGGAAGCATAGAAGCCGTGATAGCCACACAGGCCGGAGTGAGTAGCAACAACGAACTCAGTTCGCAATACAACGTGCGCGGCGGTAGTTTCGATGAGAACATGGTGTACGTCAACGGCATTGAAATATACCGCCCCTTGCTGATCCGTTCCGGGCAACAGGAAGGGCTGAGTTTCATCAATCCCGATATGGTGCAATCCGTCGGCTTCTCCACGGGAGGCTATGAGGCCAAGTACGGGGACAAGATGTCATCCGTGCTGGACATCACCTACAAGAAACCCGAACGGTTAGAAGGAAGTGCCTCCGTCAGCCTGTTGGGAGCCTCGGCATACGTAGGAATCGCCACCAAAAAGCTAACCTGGACAAACGGTATCCGTTATAAAACCAATCAATATCTGCTGGGTACGCTGGATACAAAAGGAGAATACGACCCGCGTTATATCGACTATCAAACTTATCTGAACTGGACACCTTCGAAGCGTTGGGAAGTAGGCGTCATCGGCAATATTTCAGAAAACCGCTATAACTTCCAGCCGGAAGACCGCTACACCCGCTTCGGCACTCTCAGCAATGTACGCGAGTTTAAAGTCTATTTTGAAGGACAGGAGAAAGATTTATTCCGCACCCTGTTTGGAACCGCTTATGCCACCTACCGGCTGAACGAACAGAACAGCCTGACCCTGCAAGCCTCCGCCTTCCACACGAAAGAACAGGAGACGTACGACATCACCGGACAATACTGGCTGAACTCCCTGGACAGCGGAACACAAGTAGACGGCACTACCAACGAAGAGGAAACTGCCGAAACCATCGGTGTGGGAACTTACATGGAACATGCCCGCAATTACCTTACCGCAGAGGTGCAAAGTTATTCCATCACAGGCCGCCACCGACTGAAAAGCCACTCCTTGCAATGGGGTGCGGAGTTCAAACGGGAGCGCATCAAAGACCGGATGCGCGAATGGGAAATGCGCGACTCTGCCGGATACTCCATGCCACAGACCTCCGAAGGGCCGGAACTATTCTACACCCTCCGCTCACGCAATGAAACGGACAGCAAACGATACGGATTTTACCTGCAAGACACATACCGCTTCCGCTCCACCGCCGGACTATTCACCCTGACCGCCGGCATACGAGGCAGTTACTGGGACTGGAACAAAGAATTCATCTTCAGCCCGCGTGCTTCCCTGGCACTGATTCCGGCATTCAATGAGAAATTCACCCTGAGAGTAGCCGCCGGAGTCTATTACCAGGCACCGTTCTATAAAGAATTCCGGGATACCACCCAGGTGGACGGGATAGCTACCGTATCCCTGAACCGTGACATCCGTTCGCAGCGCTCCCTACACTTCATGGCAGGCGGCGACTATAATTTCCGTGCCATGGACCGCCCGTTCCGCTTCTCTATGGAAGTGTATTACAAAGCGTTGAGCAATCTCATCCCTTACAATATAGATAATGTACGGATCAGTTATTACGGACGCAACCTTTCCAAAGGTTACGCCACCGGTATCGACATGAAACTGTTCGGTGAATTTGTTCCCGGAACAGACTCCTGGCTGAGCTTCTCGCTGATGAAGACCGAAGAAAAAATAAACGGACAATGGCTCCCCCGCCCCACCGACCAGCGCTACCGTCTTTCGCTCTATTTTACGGACTATTTTCCCGGTAGCCGCAAGTGGAAAATGAACCTGAAAGGTACACTTGCCGGAGGTCTTCCCTTCGGCCCTCCACATAGCGGACGCGAGGCTGCCGTATTCCGTACATCCCCTTACCGACGTGTGGATATAGGCATGTCCCGCTGTATCATCGACCGCAGTGAACGCGAAAATCAGCGCGGTATCCGCAGCCTCTGGTTGGGCGTTGATATTTTCAATTTGCTAAATATCAGCAACGTCAACTCCTATTATTGGGTAACAGATACCCGAAATAACCAGTTTGCAGTACCCAATTACCTGACATCTCGTCAGATTAACGTCCGACTGTTGCTCGACTTCTGA
- a CDS encoding YecH family metal-binding protein encodes MEQLHAHEVLHMMEGNSYSESSLKEAIIRKFGEHQHFYTCSAEDMDADALIEFLKAKGKFMPVADGFTVDITKVCNH; translated from the coding sequence ATGGAACAATTACATGCTCATGAAGTCCTTCACATGATGGAAGGCAACAGTTACTCGGAATCATCATTAAAAGAGGCAATCATCAGGAAATTCGGCGAGCATCAACATTTCTATACTTGCTCGGCAGAAGATATGGATGCGGATGCGCTGATAGAGTTTCTGAAAGCGAAAGGCAAGTTTATGCCTGTTGCTGATGGATTTACGGTGGATATAACGAAGGTTTGCAACCATTGA
- the coaW gene encoding type II pantothenate kinase gives MGIVIGIDVGGSTTKIVGINGEQIQSPMFITATDPVTSLFGAFGKYIYDNGIQLSDIEQVMLTGVGSAFVDSPLYGLPTDKVDEFIANGLGARHATDIDQLIVVSMGTGTSFVRINGEKIEHIGGMAIGGGTLQGLSRLLLKTHDFRQIAAIAEKGDVTRVNLQIGDICNRPLPDLPVHATASLFGKADSNASQEDIAKGIIYMVLQTIGGAAVLSALNGPIKDFVLIGNLTKFPQCHEVFPNMEKIYGVRFHIPPYAEYRTAIGAALAYIRKNA, from the coding sequence ATGGGAATTGTAATAGGAATAGACGTTGGCGGAAGTACTACAAAAATTGTAGGGATCAACGGAGAACAGATACAGTCACCGATGTTTATCACTGCGACTGATCCGGTTACTTCTCTGTTCGGGGCTTTCGGGAAGTATATTTATGATAACGGTATTCAGCTTTCGGATATAGAGCAAGTGATGCTGACAGGTGTGGGCAGTGCATTTGTAGATAGTCCGTTGTATGGTTTACCCACGGATAAGGTCGATGAGTTTATAGCCAATGGGTTGGGTGCACGTCATGCCACGGATATTGACCAGCTGATTGTGGTAAGCATGGGAACGGGCACTTCTTTCGTAAGAATCAACGGAGAAAAGATAGAGCATATTGGTGGTATGGCAATTGGCGGAGGTACTTTGCAGGGGCTTTCCCGCTTATTGCTGAAGACGCATGATTTCCGGCAGATTGCAGCCATTGCCGAGAAAGGGGACGTTACCCGCGTAAACTTACAGATCGGCGATATTTGCAATCGTCCTTTGCCGGATCTTCCGGTGCATGCCACTGCTTCGCTGTTCGGAAAAGCGGATAGCAACGCTTCGCAGGAAGATATTGCCAAAGGGATTATTTATATGGTGCTGCAAACGATAGGTGGTGCAGCGGTGTTGTCTGCGCTGAATGGTCCTATCAAAGATTTTGTCTTGATTGGTAATCTTACTAAATTTCCGCAGTGCCATGAGGTTTTTCCGAATATGGAAAAGATATATGGGGTGCGCTTCCATATTCCACCCTATGCGGAATATAGAACGGCGATAGGGGCGGCGCTGGCGTATATCAGGAAGAATGCTTGA
- a CDS encoding right-handed parallel beta-helix repeat-containing protein: MRRLLLIVAWGCFLAGNANAQVEIVRYVSENGTGDGTSWESASGKLWDVLALSSQVDRMTIYLTEGTYRLRSANVKNVVISGGYSKGGVRKEAQGEHKTIITFSDKTQQDAFYCDNCWAEDVEFDMHLTPSSELRMNNSVLSRCKVYGGRRITGNGQLYGCEIFNCGREGVQVMGGNIFIVENCNIHHNEIGIGGDGILKVKRCDIHDNNNPRGQGGGMFTGAIYQHHVTDCRFANNHAREGGGLYGVNVFLTNCTFEGNTAERSGAAVYLQVNSEMYNCVVWKNGSVKGENIIDVQDVTIKIVNGTIIQNTGTALNVYVRGYELYGEGKSPLIANTVLWGNTKEIENQQNIKLDLRGCAIQGGLGIPELDTACGIINLSALNTGDNAGENYPCFISKEDGGLLPMLSENSTLIDAGDTGLCFTTYDFAYSGRVLLKSIDVGAFEYVSVSHLLAGTKKTFRYSKDAEGIGIAVFEAEREGQKYGILAFVHNDADIMLPYSFGGCEEGKYNFSFQLIDIKNDGMNEVVLYKELPGKKSIAYLLQYRSPGWKVVERMEYVQGKELRPAFNVNPKQPDYYIVKQGAKILLSKLLMDE, encoded by the coding sequence ATGAGACGACTACTATTAATTGTAGCATGGGGCTGTTTCTTGGCGGGAAACGCGAATGCCCAAGTTGAAATTGTACGCTATGTTTCGGAAAATGGAACCGGAGATGGTACTTCCTGGGAAAGTGCTTCTGGAAAATTATGGGATGTGCTGGCCTTATCTTCTCAGGTAGACCGTATGACTATTTATCTGACAGAAGGTACCTATCGTTTGCGGAGTGCCAATGTGAAGAATGTAGTTATCTCCGGTGGCTATTCCAAAGGGGGGGTCAGAAAGGAAGCGCAAGGTGAGCATAAGACAATTATTACTTTTAGTGACAAAACTCAGCAGGATGCCTTTTATTGTGACAACTGTTGGGCGGAAGACGTAGAATTTGACATGCACCTCACACCGTCGTCAGAATTGAGGATGAATAACAGTGTACTGTCACGATGCAAAGTGTATGGCGGACGTCGAATTACCGGAAACGGGCAGTTATATGGCTGTGAAATTTTTAATTGCGGGCGCGAAGGCGTACAGGTAATGGGAGGCAATATCTTTATTGTAGAAAATTGCAATATACATCATAATGAAATAGGGATCGGCGGTGATGGCATTCTGAAAGTAAAGAGATGCGATATTCATGATAATAATAATCCTCGCGGACAGGGAGGAGGCATGTTTACAGGTGCCATTTATCAGCATCATGTGACGGATTGCCGCTTTGCTAATAACCATGCCCGTGAAGGTGGAGGACTTTATGGAGTGAATGTATTCCTGACCAATTGCACATTCGAAGGAAATACTGCCGAAAGGAGTGGAGCAGCTGTTTATCTGCAGGTGAATAGCGAAATGTATAACTGTGTGGTGTGGAAAAACGGATCAGTGAAGGGGGAGAATATCATTGATGTGCAAGATGTCACTATAAAGATTGTGAATGGTACCATCATACAAAATACCGGCACAGCCCTGAACGTTTATGTGAGAGGATATGAACTGTATGGTGAGGGAAAATCTCCCTTGATTGCTAACACGGTGTTATGGGGGAATACGAAAGAAATAGAAAATCAGCAGAATATAAAACTGGACTTGCGCGGATGTGCCATTCAGGGAGGACTGGGTATTCCGGAGCTTGATACGGCATGTGGCATCATCAACCTGTCTGCTTTGAATACAGGAGATAATGCGGGAGAGAATTATCCTTGTTTCATATCGAAAGAGGATGGCGGCTTATTGCCTATGTTATCGGAGAACTCGACTTTGATTGATGCCGGAGATACCGGCTTGTGCTTCACCACCTATGATTTCGCTTATTCCGGAAGGGTATTATTGAAAAGCATCGATGTAGGTGCTTTCGAGTATGTATCTGTTTCTCATCTGTTGGCCGGAACAAAGAAAACATTCCGTTATTCAAAAGATGCGGAGGGAATAGGAATTGCGGTGTTTGAAGCGGAAAGGGAGGGACAGAAATATGGTATACTTGCTTTTGTGCACAACGATGCGGACATAATGTTGCCTTATAGCTTCGGCGGTTGTGAAGAAGGAAAGTATAATTTTTCTTTCCAGTTGATAGATATAAAGAATGATGGAATGAACGAAGTTGTGCTTTATAAGGAATTACCCGGAAAGAAGAGTATTGCCTATTTATTGCAGTATAGGTCGCCCGGCTGGAAGGTAGTGGAACGGATGGAGTATGTGCAAGGCAAGGAACTTCGTCCGGCATTTAATGTGAATCCTAAACAGCCGGATTATTATATTGTTAAACAGGGTGCCAAGATATTATTATCCAAATTATTAATGGACGAATAA